The Musa acuminata AAA Group cultivar baxijiao unplaced genomic scaffold, Cavendish_Baxijiao_AAA HiC_scaffold_1137, whole genome shotgun sequence genome segment aatttatctaatgtttgttgtaaaaataaattttcctttttaagtgagtCTAACTCTTTACATTTAGTACAagaagttaacatgcaattatcatacttattttttaattttttaaattcattagaaagagaagcatgataattttttaataattataatttttaccaactaatttaaattcatcaaataaatcatggaaagcatcaaacaattcattataaggtaaaggagtttcggttgagtcatttaTCTCGTCGTCTAAAGCCATTGAGGCATAGTTCATCACCTCGCCTTtgatggtttgctcctcatcttcggatgtacttaaTTCGTCCCATGTcgccttgaatgctttcttcttttttggcagCTTCTTCGATTTATAGCAAGTTGTTGTATCATTTTTAAGTTCGTTTTCAGAATTAGtctttttcataaactttttatttttattttttgtcaaaagttctatgtcatcatcacttaagctttcgctcgagtggtcttctattatttgaagtgtcaaattcttcctgttctttagaaggctaTTCTTAAGTtcattaagttcatcatgtgttctgcacgttatttcataagtcatcaaagacccgataagttcttcaagcgaaaagttatttaggtcttttgcttcttgtattatcgttatttttggatcccaattttttgaaagggatcttagtattttatttacaagttcaatgttagaaaaatttttatcaagtacttttaaactattaaagacatccgtaaaatgagtgtacatgtctccaatggtttcatttGGTTTCATattaaacaattcaaaatcatgcatcaaaagattaactttagaatctttaaccttacttgtgccttcgtgtgtgatttcaacagtgtgccaaatgtcatatatagtttcgtaaatagaaatccgattaaattcatttttgtttagagcataaaacaaagcgttcatcgctttagcattcaaagaaaaagtcttcttctctatatcattccatttgttcattagTTTGAAAAACTTATCAAAaccactttcaataatattccataaatcgaaattcatagaaagtaagaaaactctcattcgagttttccaatatgtgtattctgtctcattgaatataggaggacgaatgatatagtgaccctcttgaaagtaaaaaaaagtcatctctcttaggtgttaaaccaaacagagagataccaactattaggatcgtgaCAGCACCAAGAGggaagggtgaattagtactttcaaaaAATTATGTCAATTCAAAAATATCATTCGATAAAATCGTATCGAAAAGACGTTTAAACTTAAAACGTTTGTAAGAGTAGTAATGAGCAGGTAAAATAGTTGCAAAATAAGAAAACAAgtagagaaagggaggcacattaattttatagtggttttggtcatcatgacctataatCACTTTCGAtttctcttcacttgaggccaccggcttccactaccgatcttctttcaacgggcgaaaatcaactacccttacaactctttctccttttcataggttcaggagagaacatttacacccctcttttacaagtgttctCTCACActcctcccttaggactatcacttagctataggaggagggactctatactttaagaGTTTACAATCTTAGAATCATAAAGTTTTTACTCTATTTTCATGTGTCTTCCAAGcaaaaatttatggagtatttataaaccccaaatggcttcaaaacttggagccaaaattcaaatcctggattttctagtggtaccaccatttgtcagtctgacactaggtggtctcACCGCCCAatttagcggtaccaccacttaacataatttagaagattgtgtctgggtggtatcatTGCCAGACCTTGTTACAggacattgaatgggccaaacagtaggcccaattcagccttgattcaggcccagttggccccttattgagttgacattgtttcaccccaataccgacttaattagacctaaactaactcgatctagacagatTATTATAAAGCACAAATCAtatgttgttcggcatatcattggttcttacagcgcttcattcgatccttcggcacatcatcctttcttttgGTGCATCGTcgtttccttggtgtaatttctgatctccttggtgcaatgtctaatcctttggctcgatgctcgaacttaCGACACAAAGTCCTTCTACCGACATGTTGACTGATCCtcgggcccgacgtccaatctcctaatatgttcaactccgacccaacatctgattTCTCCTACTTAaattaatttgcctctccttaatcaaagctagtcctgcatcactcaaaatgcagattagatcacaaactcatcaattgattttatcatcaaaatctaagattcaacagggGTTAGGGATATTCAACATGGTCGGACTCAACCTATTTGGACTTGGATCTTCCTAGTTCAATAGTTTCCTCGAAACATCTCAAACTcttcttctagcgccaatctgttaggtCAAATATTGATTATCTGATGCGAAGACTAATTCAATCGAGTCCCTTTCTTTGAGGTAGTGCCAACTTGAACTTCATTGATCCGAGCCAAATCCTTGTAAAAACAATGTTAAGGGCATCTCCTACAATGTTCCTCCAATGCTTAGATCAATAAGCAAGTCGAATGATTCGAAAAATTTCAAAGGTCTAGAGAAGTATCCTTAGGACATACTTGTTGGCCCCTTTTATAGTTGTAAATCTTAGTTGTAAACATTAATGTGTTACATTGAGCTCATAATGGGATAACGTTCTGATATATGGTGCTGATGAAACAATGAAGGATAATTGATTAGTTGACTAGGACCAAGGTAACTGGGGTCAAGGCATATCATCTAGTGCCGACGGATTGATAGTTAACACTAACGTGTCGGACACTAGCGTTTACATCGATGTATCGTTCAAATTATTTTACCCCTAACACATTGTAAAAGTATTAAGTCACTAAGTTGTAGATAATTTATGTCATCATGCAATTTTTAATACTTTGTAACTCACGATTATTCTTTGGTTCtcttttgatttttctcttgCACATGGATGAGGGGAAGAATATTGTAACACTTGTCCATTTTTATCTTACACATTGATGAGGGGAAGAAAGTTCAACGCTAATCCGATGATGACACATGGATACCTTGAGGGGTCTCATTTCACCTTAGCTCGATAATTTATAAATGAGGTAGTAAGTATTgtcaaatatttttcatatgtagGATTTTACTTTGAAAAACAAAAAGACATTTGTTTATAAAATTAGAAGCAGGATAGGTTCTAAGTTACAAGCATCTATCAGCATAGGTTTTGTTAGCGTCAAAGTTCTCCACGAGTTTGGAAGCataatttttaatctaatttGCTTTTTTTATTAGTGGGAAAAGGGACGCTTTACGTCGGTCCACTGCCCTTTCAATGCTAAGACACAGTAATTTGAATGCGTAAACATATGAATAAATCAACGcataaacaacaaaaagaaagaagacaGTTCGTTTTCTATCTTCCTAAATTTAGCTTCTTTTTTAAGGTGAGATTTTGTCAACGTCGTAACAGCCTCCTCGATATCTAAAGTCTCTACAATGACGGGTAGAGGTCAACAAAGTCAAAAGGAGTAACACATCTTTGATTCAGTACGAGCAACCGCAGACATCGATTTTAAGGAAGCAGTGAGCAAAGTGAAATGTGTTACAATATAAATTTTTGATGTATAAGCGGTAAGAAGTGTCGTGGTAAACAAACCGGGAgtcatggcctcggggccgacgcagctCGGTTCGGGTTCGGACAACGGGGATCTCTCCGGGGCGTTCCTCGTGCCCGCGGGGTCGGTCTGGTGCGATGGTCCAATCGAGACGGGGTcgccgtctcctccgggcagggaCTCCTCGTCCGCGCGTCCGgcggggaccctcggcttcgcacgtgcacaaaggtcgggtcgggaagctcgacccgacccctccaacgatcaagttagaggatgtggagggggtttcagataaaGAAGTGTTTGGAGTGTCTCCCCCTCTTCTCTCTTcgttcagaatgcgagggtatttatagggaagcttactgttgtttgatgtgtCCGCCtgtaggaggcaggctgatagcgtctgacatgggcgttggcgtggcgtgaagaaccgagcctgagtaggcgttaatgcgcctcggccggtGTTCCGGTTCAGTTGACCGAGTGCAGTCAtgccgatcgaggcgtgaggcgtcggctGACGCCTCGGCCGGTGTTCTGGTTCAGTTGACCGAGTGCAGTCAtgccgatcgaggcgtgaggcgtcggctgacgtcagccgagtcttatcataattactatcctcagcatattcccccccggaaagaagctatgcgtcagacgttgtaacgggagtccgaggcatggctttagctttcaaacgggctggccgcgtaggcgtggtcttGGGGAGCatggaaccgaggagcacgacgcaggcgggctggccgcgcaggtgtgtctcggggacatgaagccgaggagcacgacgcaagcgggctagccgcgcaggtgtgtctcagggagcatggggctgaggagcatgatgcaggcgggcaggccgcgcaggtgtgtccaggGGAGCATGgaggcgaggagcacgacgcaagtgggttggccgcgcaggtgtgtctcgaggagcatggggccgaggagcacgacgcaagcgggctagccacgcaggtgtgtctcggggacatAGAGCCGAGGTGCACGACGCAAGCGAGCTAgctgcgcaggtgtgatctcgggaagcatggagccgaggaacacgacgcaggcgggctggccgcgcaggtgtgtctcggggagcatggggccgaggagcacgacgcaggcgggctagccgcgcaggtgtgtctcgggtcaaGGGGCCGAggatccgaggagcacgacgtaggcgggctagccgcgcaggtgtgatctcggggagcatggagtcgaggagcacgacgcaggcgggctggccgcgtaggtgtgtctcgggaacatggagtcgaggagcacgacgcaggtgggctggtcgcacaggtgtgtctcggggagcatgggtccgaggagcacgatgcaggcgggcaggccgcgcaggtgtggtcacgggcatcatgcggccgaggagcacgatgcaggcgggcagaccgcgtaggcgtggtctcgagTGTCATGcgatcgagtagcacgacgcaggcgggcagaccatgcaggcgtggtctcgagcgtcatgcgaccgaggagcacgacgcaggcgggcagaccgcgcaagaGTGGTCTCGGACAACAGGCCGCCCTAAGGGGGGCTcggcagtctacggccgagggatGTGGTTCGGACGGGAAGGCCGCCCTGAGGGGAACTCGGTAGTCTACGaccgagggatatggcaaaggccgaaggatgtgactcaggcgggcaagccgcactAAGGTGGGCTCGggcagtctatggccgagggacacgactcaagcgggcaggtcGCGTTGAGGTGGACtccgagggatatggcaaaggccgagggatgtgactcaggcgggcaagccgcactGAGGTGGGCTCGggcagtctatggccgagggacacgactcaagcgggcaggccgcgttgagGTGGACTCGGTAGTCTATGTCCGAGGGATCTGGCAAAGGCCGAAGGATgagactcaggcgggcaagccaccCTGAGGTGGGTTCGGGCAATCTGTGGCCGAGGGACATGGCTcgggccgagggacacgactcaggcaggcaagccgccctgaggtgggctcgggcagtctacgaccgaggggcatggctcgggcctgatagaaataatagaagataagaacaaatattgaatgaagctttattgaatagttgaagatgcttcaatacattaacatgttccctctcctatttatacaaattaggaggaaggatttccctaacagaatagagaaatttcctcatatagttaggaaaatcttatcttctaccatgcccccgcaagatggtgctcctgacaaggataccaatcttggatcgatgcaaagaattgtttacaagcaagaggcttcatgagtaagataagtgtagatcgctgctaCTACTGCGATTGTTGTTACTGTGATGGCACAggtgttcccttcattctccttaagtctgccaaatgttggcagatcagcgaagactaccgcggtgaggaagatgaggattgaccacggagcctcttaggaatgcaatggcgttggtcgctggccgaagggtgaagcttcacttttctcagcgacgttggtcgctggccgaaggcaagagcgaagcttcgcttttctcaacggcgttggtcgtggttgcgattacgacgactgcgacggtagagaagaaatctacagcaatgttgcagtgatgctactacagcaaaggaggaaactgcaacagaggaggaagctgtagcagaagaggaagctgtagtagaagaggaaggaaaatagctacaacgaggaagaaaggtggggcagtgctgatgagcagcactagagatgccgtagcggaagggaacgaacgttggcgcagagtggcaatGGAGAAGACAGTTACCATTCGCCTAGGAGGAAAGATTTGtcacaccaatgatgaattggcaacgagaagagagcttgctctaggcaagcggctctgataccatgatagaaataatagaagataagaacaaatattgaatgaagctttattgaataattgaagatgcttcaatacattaacatgttccctctcctatttatacaaattaggaggaatgatttccctaacagaatagaggattttcctcaacagaatagagaaatttcctcatatagttaatcttatcttctatccgaGAGACACGACTCTCAAGCGGGCAAGCCGCCCtatgtccattatagaccgataatctctcacatgtgtccacatgacacaatcttaatTTACAAGcctgccaccaacccaactaaaatgggactattaagccttcgaccgtccccctGTAgggggcatgaacataccaaaagatacggacatacataagcattacatcaaacatcttgtttgtccgtgacactgattaaacaaaataaaacaaagaaagaaTGATCAATAAATTACACGGTCCGTGATGATGATTCCTTGGGCCGGTGCGAACCCGAGCCGGAAAAGAGCCCTCCCAGTCGGTTCCCGACGTCGTCCGGCGAGAGCAGCACCGCCGATGCGTCCTCCAGCGCCGCCTCCCACCGGGTGTAGAACCCCCGATACGCCGGCAGGATCATCCCGCGCACAGTCGCCCTCACCTCCTCCCGCATCGCGGCGTCCGCCACCACCCACCCGGTTTGGGCTGCGCAGGCCTCCTCCAGCGCCGCGCTGAACGCCCGCATCCGCCCCCTTGCCTCCCCGGCCGAGACATCCCCGGTCGGAATCGTCGCCGCCACCCGTCCCCAAGCCGCCCGCTCGTACCCCGCCGCGTGCTGCCTCGCCTTCGCAGCCTGCCGCGCCGCCCACTCCTCCCCCAGCAGATCCCGCAGCCGGCAAGACCGCGCCTTGTTCACTATGTACTGGAGGTTGTTCGCCAGGAAGAGGTACGACAGGCCCACGTCAGCGTACGCCGCGGCCTTCCCGTCTAGCTTGCAGAGTAGAGAGAGGATCAGCCACGCGAAGCGCGCGGCAATTGCCGAGCGGCGGCTCCCTtcgctggaggaggaggtggtcgGAGGTGCGTAAGAACCAGAGACAGCAGGCTGCTGCTCCGCCGGTGCCTGCGACGTATCGAAGAAGAAAGGAGGGAAGGGGGTTGGGGTGTGGATGGGGAAGTCGGCGAAGATCTCCACGAGGGCGGACTGGTAGTCGGCGAGAAGCGATATATAGTTCATGGCGTAGCGGGTCATCGGGTGGACCCCTCCGCCGGGGACCGGCAACCGGGACGACTCCTTCATGATCGCGGACTCGAAATCGGCGAGGGTGGCGCGCGCGGCCTCCGCGAGCTTGGAGAGGGACGCGAGAGCCTGCGCCCGGACAGCGGCTGTGGAATCGAAGGAGAAGATGGGCTCGATCTCCGGTCGCAGCTCGGCGACAGCATCGTACAAGTCCAAGAGTCGGAACAGCTTCTCGGGGGACCGCTTCGACTTGGCCACTAACCCCGGGAAGCTGAGGAACTTGAGTGCGGCGTCGCCCGCGATGTCAGCGAAGACGACTTCCCGGACGGCGTCGGAGCCGGCGAAGACGTGGTCCAGGAGTACGCGCTCGCCGTGGAACAGGGTCCTGACGGCGACCCTGGAGGCGCCTAGCCAAGACCGGACTCTTAGCTCCAgcaccgcccagtccagcttcTGGACTTGGGCGGGGGGGAGGCGCTCGAAGCCGAGTCGGTAGAGGCCCTCGTCGACGATGGACTTGCGGAGGGCCTTGTAGGTCCTGACGCACTCCTTGCCGTAGCCGGCCAAGACCATGGTATCGGCGATGGCACGGAGGTCAGCCATGACCACGCCGGCGGCGCGCTCGACCTCGCCGATAGACTTACCGGCCGCGAGCGCCTCCCCCTCTGGGGAGTTCTCCCAGGGGTCGTAGTCCGGCTCCTCGGAGACGCTGGAGCGGGCGGAGCGGACGGAGACGGACTCAGGGTCGAGGAGGTCGCGGTTGGCGGCAAGGATCTGGAAGAACTCCTTCTCGAGGCGGCGCATGGCGGCCTGCATGAGGGTCTGTGCGCGGACGAGGCACGGGTGGGAAAGGCGCGCGGTTTCGGCGGCCGCGACGAAGACGAGCATGGCGCGCTGCAAGTCGGAGACCTCAGCCAGGAAACGGCGGGCCTCGGAGCGGTCTTCATAGAAGAGGGAGGTGATCTTGGCGTAGGCGGAGGATTCCGGGTCCCATTTGACAAC includes the following:
- the LOC135671042 gene encoding exocyst complex component EXO70H1-like, whose protein sequence is MSHTKMKQLRPARPHDSPSSSHPHIHLLSAIEKMTRKGLRNLLPCKPLGRRHHRDSPSAAATSSSSSSSSLSLEEKVARAEAIVVKWDPESSAYAKITSLFYEDRSEARRFLAEVSDLQRAMLVFVAAAETARLSHPCLVRAQTLMQAAMRRLEKEFFQILAANRDLLDPESVSVRSARSSVSEEPDYDPWENSPEGEALAAGKSIGEVERAAGVVMADLRAIADTMVLAGYGKECVRTYKALRKSIVDEGLYRLGFERLPPAQVQKLDWAVLELRVRSWLGASRVAVRTLFHGERVLLDHVFAGSDAVREVVFADIAGDAALKFLSFPGLVAKSKRSPEKLFRLLDLYDAVAELRPEIEPIFSFDSTAAVRAQALASLSKLAEAARATLADFESAIMKESSRLPVPGGGVHPMTRYAMNYISLLADYQSALVEIFADFPIHTPTPFPPFFFDTSQAPAEQQPAVSGSYAPPTTSSSSEGSRRSAIAARFAWLILSLLCKLDGKAAAYADVGLSYLFLANNLQYIVNKARSCRLRDLLGEEWAARQAAKARQHAAGYERAAWGRVAATIPTGDVSAGEARGRMRAFSAALEEACAAQTGWVVADAAMREEVRATVRGMILPAYRGFYTRWEAALEDASAVLLSPDDVGNRLGGLFSGSGSHRPKESSSRTV